TGTGCTGCAAAAGAAATTTTGCATTAACAGCTTTGGCTGTCGGAACACACTTCACATCCCACTATAGACCAGGCGCAGcacgtaattaaaggctctgaggtggAGCCGCTCCaaaatatatgtttaagtaaattttgcaagaacgtattacataatttaaattatgaggaagaattttgcacatttcccattccgattaaaataatgatggtcaacgtttttggaactgtttgtatcgatagatgttttccgaatgGTTGGTAGTGTTTACGCTGCACCTTGGagcgtccgtaagctgcatgtagtagcggtttgggggcgtggcttctacatactTACATAGTACTGCACTTTATGGgtgacccgaaggctcagagcttgcagcctaagggtgtcataccaaccaccatatgtttttcacgttccactacctatgtaataaaggaatgtagagtggccaaaactttgctatccaatctctgtctctgcacatctctactacgcttcgatgcgtcattaatcaaagtttagtattattgttttgataatgttttacatagttgttttgtttcagccattggctattttatccccatatagaataagtttgcaaatatcccaccaaagtgcactagactacagtaacataacagtactgccatctagcgagagtttcataaatGATTAGAGGACAAAGCACGCGAAATTTGATCTGTTACTTTACTtttcttgcttgctgatgctgactgcttttgttgataccgtatgatattagcaagtttctttttcggagtgtattttacaagattttagtgagttttacttgcttgtgaatatctgcgacatactGCGTGTGTGAAACCAgtgcaatatgaattcagtgtgcaatttaataggtaaaaacttggaaTATGGCCAtaggatgaaagtgaaagaacttggtgcacccagaccTGATCTAAtgatcaatcaagaacagaaacagtgcaaatctaggcaaggatacaaacacagttttaatagagcaatgtacgatccagctgtgtggttgtgaagtgaaaaatgcatttttctgtttcacctgtcttcttacaaatagtactgatagtgcctggactgaaactggtatcactgacttaaagaattttcaagcaaaggtgaaaaaacataattccagggAAAAACACTTaaatggtttcattgagttttcaatGCTAGGGAAAGTGGACATTATGTGGCAATTAGACAGTGATTACCACCAtaatataaagatatataatgaaaatgtatcaaaaatcggtatattctgggtaaactgatagactgtattaaattttgcgGCAAATTCGAGGTTGCCTTAAGGGGCCATGACGAAACAGAAGATTCCAAAAACCCAGTAATTTTCCGAGGATTAGTCAGACTTATGAAGGAACTGGACTGTGTCTTGAAGCAGCACATTGAGAATCAGAAAACCGTGTTTTCTTAGGCCTatcaaagacaattcaaaatgaactcctggaatcaatttatgaggtatgccTCAATTTCATCAGGAGTGAACTGTCAAAGGCAAACTTTCTCGCAATAGAAGTTGATGAAACTACtgacaaaataaatgaaagatttatttcctttCTACGCCCAAAAAGTCACAGTGCAAACGATGTAACTGCAGCTGTTCTCTGCGAGCTAGAGAAAATGAATGTACATGAAACACCTGAAAAACTGATAGCTCAGTGTTACGACGGTGCTCCTGTTATGAGTGGCCATAAAAGTGGAGTTCAAACTAGAATTAGAGAAATGTACAGGAATACTCACTTTATTCACTGTTATgcccatcagttaaatttaattgttgaacgTTGTGTGATGGGCAATAAACAAGTGTGGATCTTCTTTAGCAGCTTGGAAGGAATTTCCACCTCTTTTTCCCGGTCTTCTAGCCGTACAGCCATTCTTGACAAAGTAGTGAAGAAGCGTATTCCTACCTGTCCTCAGTCCGTCAGATGGAATTTTAAATCACGGGGCGTAACTACTGTGTACAAACACCAAAAGGAAATTGTTGAGTGCCTAGAAAGAAATATTGATGATGATGCCAGTGATTATAAGACAATAAACAAGGCCACGGGACTGAAGGGTTTCCTGCAAGACGCAGATTTTCTCTTCTGGTTAAATTCTTTTAATACAGTCATGCCTCATTGTGACATTCTCTTTAATCAACTGCACCAGAGGAATATTGATGcagtgaaaactgttgaatatgtaTCGCACTTTGCAGATTCTGTCCAGCAAATTAGGGCGATCACTGGGAACAGGTAGACCAACTGCAAAACGGGGACGTTTCACAGAATCAAGAATAGTGTGTGCACCAAacgtttgcgacctcatcacaactCAGATCAGAGAACGATTCAGTTTCAATGATCACTTATCGATTGCACAGCTGTTTGATCCATTGTTGTTTGCAGAACATCAAACTATTTTTCCGGATAAAGAGCTTAAAACAGCTGTTAATTTgttcaatttacagtcttcagatctaCGTCATAAGCTGAACATGTTGTACGGCCAAAAAGATTTTATGAAGGCGTCAGGTGCTTTGACCTTGTTGAACTTTCTTTACGATAacaatctggctaaagcttttcctGAAAGTGTAAAACTTCTGCAAATAATAGTAACCTTCACTATGACGACCGGAGAGGCAGAACGCTGCTTCTCTATGTTAAAGCGAGTGAAAACATTAATGCGCAACACTATGAATGAGGACAGACTTAGTGCGCTTGCAATGTGTTCCCTAGAAAAAGAATTACTGAATCGGCcaaatttcaatgaaatggtcATAGACCATTTTGCTGCGCAGAAGGGGAGACGAGCTGACTTTGTCTATAAACAAATGAAATGAGGTAAGCAAAAGTGCATTCACAATTGATAAGAGGTAATTTATTTATATTAAGTTCTACTTAGCCTATTAAGTGAAGTGAGTAAAAAAGGGTAGTGTCATGTTTAGCCACTCATAAACGTGATGACATTTTCTGAAACGAATCACTTTTGGTACCGGTACAGTGTGTTGCGCTACAGtgtcacattttgtgtactttAGCAAAACAAACCATACTAAAAATGAcgtattttggagagatctttagtgcgctatttcacataaatgcatattttcataatacacaataaatacgaACTGTTCGCTTCTCAAACATGTGAATTATTGCACGGATTGCTCATGCcacccaatcacagcacaagacctgtgacgtcaccaaaacatcacagtatcgtcatgcgaactcgtaaacttTGAGCTTCTGTggtaaaccacaataaacgccttaagtttagaactgaaaacaccaaaaatattaagcagccgtgaagttaacattcatcgcattaaagatctctccgaaacgcgtctttgCATATGATTTGCTgcgaagtgtcagaaaatgtaatgatgacgtataaaaacactaaccaaagattttaactcaaagttagcttctaatgatatttaatacctgattataaaAGATACAGCATGTAAAATTATGGGTAGTGAGTGATCTGCCCACCCCGCTCCCCCTGAATTCGTAGTTGTTTATGTCAGATTAATCTGTAGTgtaacccgaggtctatgttggctccgatcgataaatgccgcagcctttcccagtatagaaaccacgagctgCGCTTTTTATAGACGTATGTCCTTTGTCCATCACCCCTATTGTTCGCTGCCTCATACTGATTCCTGCAAGAATGAGGAGTGCATCTGCATTGAATGATCATTAATTGTGATCATGATGCATATACATGTATGAGTGGTGTCCATTCTTTCAGAAGTGTCCTAAAGAATAGACATCACACATATAAATAtacttaatttgttttttttttcatcccaaattcccaacttgttgCACACCACAGAAATAGTGTCCCCTGCCCATTAACCTCATTGCTCACAGACTTATGCTGATTTGCACAAGAGTTTGGATAAAGAGTGTATCTGCACTGAATGATCAGTAATTACCCTCAAGGCACATATATTTACTTGTGTGGTttctgtccaaaagaacagatgctACACACATAGATTTGTACCTAGAGcatttttgttaatgttttttCCTCTCACTgcctctgcaatacattaaaaatttGATGCCTTGTTAAAATAATCATAACAAGAGAGAGGAAATTATGTGAAGCAGTACAATATTTGTGGTGCATATAATTTGCTGATTAAGAAGATGATGATGGAGCAGATGTGGAAGTATTGTACTTAATTTTTGGTGTTATGCTTGCTCATGTgagataaaatttaatttaatgatTAGGCGGTACATTATATGACACAAACAAGGAGAGAGGGTGAGATGCAAAGGTGGAATgtcatgtagtgtgtgtgtgtgtgtgtgtgtgtgtgtgtgtgtgagagagagagagagagagagagaatactaaATGGAACAAATCTGCAAAATTCAGAggcagatacttttgaacatgacacCGTTTTTATACAATTATAGTGATTGGCTGCTtcatattatttaactgattaagaAGATGATGATGGCACAGATGTGGAAATACTGTACTTAATTTTTGGTGTTATGCTTGCACATGTGAGATGATATTTAATTTAACGATTAGGCAGTACATTATATGACACAAACAAGGAGAGAGGTGAGATTCAGAGGTGAAATgtcatgtagtgtgtgtgtgtgtgtgtgtgtgtgagagagagagagagagatagagagagagaatactGAATGGAACAAATTTGCACAATTCAGAggcaaatacttttgaacatgacacCTTTTTTATACAATTCTAGTGATTGGCTGCTTCATATTAATACCTGCCAAAATACTACATGTGACTGGCTGGAGTGATGAGAGATGTGGGAGAGAGAGGAGGTAGAAACCACTTGCATTTTTTAGAATTACCAAACGCCACCATcttgcatttttaaaaatttaaacaattttcgtttttcttaGTTCCCACCCTCAACatcttgcattttttaaaattaccaaccaccaccatcttgcattttaaaaaatttaaacaatcttgcatttttttaaaatttcccacTGGCACCATCTTGGAATTTTTGGCAACTGCAGTGCTGACTAGCAGCAGTTTCGCCCACTGTGACATAAATGCTACCATAGATATACTACTTTCATTGTTTTATCATCATACTTACTGGCAGAAACACATGTTTCCACAGTCTATCCAGAAGATGAAACTGTGTGAACTGGAAAGTGAAAATTGGAACAGTTGGCTGGCTGAGCAAAGGTGACAGCTGAACTGTCTCAGCTCATTTACAAAATATTGTTTGACTGAGAAAACTTCCAACAATGAAGAGTGGACTATTAGCTTGAACGAGTGCTCTTTTAGACTCATGATGACACATGGCAGACAGATGGTGCatctaattaaatttattttaattttgtgggaATACTTCTATGCAGCAGATCAAAAGTCATCTCAGTTTTTAAATATTCCAATTTTGTATGCTGTCTGTAAATCAGAGAGAATCAAATTAtagtatttatttctgttattggcTTACATAAATTTAACTCATAAATTTGAGaattaagaaaatttgtattttctttattagGTTGAACAGTCAATGGTAGTACCTATACAGCAAGCATCACAGGAGGAGGAAGTTCTGCAAAACAAACACCTTAATAATTCCCAGGTAATTAAGAACTCAACATATGATCTCTGAACAtattactgtagtagtactgggaAGTTTAACAGCTACAGCTGCAATTTGGAAGAGCTGGAACACTGTGCAGTTTTTTCACATGAACTGTCTAAGCACATATGTAAATAGTAGCTAGCTATGCAAACTTTAACCACTGTAGAGTGTAATTTCATGATCAACATTTAGAAAGTTGTAACAGTCACCTACACTTTACAGTGTAACTATGACTGTGGCAAACACAAGGGCAACTTTTACAAGCAGTAATACTTTTTAAAACATCAGAAATAATGCTGAAACTGGTAAACTACAACTGTTTTAGGAGGTTTAGATAGTTGTATCTTATCTACAATTGAAATCTAGGAAACTGCATGGCTGCACTCACAAGAGCGATGCTCCAATCCAACATGTCAAAACATGCCCTGAAACTTTTCAAAcagaaagaatacaatgaaaggcAGACACCTCCAAAATTATTgtacttattaaaaaaatgttgaaaactgcCAAATTCATACATCCTCAGGTGCCTGGATAATTGTGCAACCCCACCGAAGCTGTAGCAGACTGCGCATGCACAACATGGCAGGCACAAATCCCTTGTTGACGGTGCATCAGTAAACAGAAAACACTACTCAGAGTGATCATAATTTTTATAGTGAGTTTCATTTTTCATTGACAGTTTCtctgaaacaaaatgaaactctCAGAACTGTGAAAG
This sequence is a window from Schistocerca nitens isolate TAMUIC-IGC-003100 chromosome 3, iqSchNite1.1, whole genome shotgun sequence. Protein-coding genes within it:
- the LOC126249298 gene encoding uncharacterized protein LOC126249298, producing MINQEQKQCKSSTDSAWTETGITDLKNFQAKVKKHNSREKHLNGFIEFSMLGKVDIMWQLDSDYHHNIKIYNENVSKIGLSKTIQNELLESIYEVCLNFIRSELSKANFLAIEVDETTDKINERFISFLRPKSHSANDVTAAVLCELEKMNVHETPEKLIAQCYDGAPVMSGHKSGVQTRIREMYRNTHFIHCYAHQLNLIVERCVMGNKQVWIFFSSLEGISTSFSRSSSRTAILDKVVKKRIPTCPQSVRWNFKSRGVTTVYKHQKEIVECLERNIDDDASDYKTINKATGLKGFLQDADFLFWLNSFNTILSSKLGRSLGTGRPTAKRGRFTESRIVCAPNVCDLITTQIRERFSFNDHLSIAQLFDPLLFAEHQTIFPDKELKTAVNLFNLQSSDLRHKLNMLYGQKDFMKASGALTLLNFLYDNNLAKAFPESVKLLQIIVTFTMTTGEAERCFSMLKRVKTLMRNTMNEDRLSALAMCSLEKELLNRPNFNEMVIDHFAAQKGRRADFVYKQMK